From the Papaver somniferum cultivar HN1 chromosome 2, ASM357369v1, whole genome shotgun sequence genome, the window ATGGACGAAGCACTGGAGGAGGCTTCATCACCAAATAAAGTTGATGATTCCGGGTCCCTACCCGCTGTTGCTAAAACCCTTGGTTCATCTCAAGATGACCAAGAAGAAGTGGGTGCGAATCCTTTACAAGAATCTCATACTACACAGAAATGTAACACTGATGTGGTTGATGATGATAGAGACAAGGTCTTGCCTTTATCTACAGAGAAAACCGCGCCAAATAAAGCTTCATCAAAGCTTCCATGGGGAAGGCTTATCTCTCAATACTGTCAAGTGAGTCTTTCTTTCCGTGGATGGTTCTCTAAAATTTTGTTTAGACCTATTTTTCTGTGTATTGCATGTTTCAATACCTCAGGTGAGACGGTGGTGTGAACTCTGAAGTTTTAAGTCTTGATTAAACATTCAATGTATGGATTCATGTAGAACTAAGGGGATTGGGCAGACATGGGTCGCAAGAGATTCAGTATATGAGCAAGTGATCTTCCTTTTATGGTAGTTGGTAGTTTTGCAAAATGCATCATACAACCAATTAGCCGGCAACCAAATAgataaactaaaattattacttCGGTGtgcagcatcttctttttataccAGAATTCAGTGGTCATTTCTTTTTATGTCTCTTGTTTGTTGTTCTATTTCGCTATTGAATATTTGAATCACTTGAAGAAAAGAGCATCTCTCAGTGTAGCTCAATTGGGGCATGATGAATGTTTTTCTTCTCCCAGAATCCCAGCCTTCACATTCAAGAGTCTCCAtttagtgttggtcaaaaccgaTATTGCGGCTTATGGTTGAAAGATCCATGTGTTGATCCGGTTCTGTGTACGCTGAAACGCATCACAAACGTAGAGGTATGCCAGATATCTTCTATTCGTTTGCTGCCGATTAACTCTCTGAGCTGGAAATAAATTCCACTAACAATGTATGCACCTTCAAATCACTCCAAGGCATTGCTTAAGTTAATGATCCTTTTTGTTAAGCAGAAAAAAGGTTCAGATACTGTTCTGCTAGAAGTATTGGGGGTCCAAGGTACGGTCCAAGTGAATGGAAAGATTTATCGTAAAGATACCAGTGTAGTGCTGCAGGAAGGGGATGAATTGGTTTTTAGTTCATCTGGTAAACATGCTTATGTATCCTTGTGAATAGATATTCCTCAGTTTAGGAGATACTAATGCAGTTTTATTTAAATATTATTATGAACTTGTAGTGCTATACTAAGCAACTGACTATAGTTCTAGAACAGATATTTTCTTGTCAAGATACCTGCATATTCCTTAACATTCAGGCAGATTTTCCAGCAACTGGCAACTAATAAATATTATTATGGCAGATTTATTATGAACTTGTAGTGCTATACTAAGCAACTGACTATGGTTCTAGAACAGATATTTTCTTGTCAAGATACCTGCATATTCCTTAACATTCAGGCAGATTTTCCAGCAACTGGCAACTAATAATTCTGGAAGTCAAAGTGTTCCAGCTAAAGGAAGAAACTTTGGAGCAAGGTCTGTAGACTCCGGAGCTGCTACACAACAAGGATTAGTATTAACATGGTTATCAAATCTAGCCTCGCCACATCTCCCATCACCTCCACAGAGTGATGCAGATGCACAACGAGGTAACGGAAGGCCTAGTTCGGACTCTGAAGTATCGGGCTCACTGACTCCTGATTTTGGTGACAATTGCCGCATTAAGAAATGTAGTTCTTCAGGTGACAAGCGAGCTGGTGTTTCGGCAGGTAGGAAAGCTACTGTAGCCCCATCTGTTGAATTTCCCATCTTTGACACTATGATTTTGATAAGTTTTGCTTGAATGCTTATTTTGATGTAGGTATTGGAAACATTAGCAAGTCTTCTCATGAACTTAAACCAGACATTAGGGTGCTTGATAGACAATCTATTTCTGCAGGAATGGGCAAAAACTTAGTACGAGCTCTTGGTGAGCAAAAGAACAGCACAGAAAACAAAACAGTTCCATCAGCAGCTCTGCGCCAATCATTAAAGGATAGTTTACGACAAGGGATTCTTTGCTCTGATGATATCGAGGTTTCTTTTGACAGTTTTCCTTACTATCTGAGGTAAACCTTTTTCCAATTGGTTGTCCCTGACTTCTGTTTGCAGTATTTAAGTTGTCTGAGCTTGCTAAGTGTTGTGCTTGTTGTCAGCTTTTCACCATCCTTTATTAGCTTATGCTCAGTGGGAGCTCCATTCATTTTTTAAATTTGGCCCTGTTTATGACAATGCTAGTTTTCAATTTCTATTTTTGCTATCTTAAGATGACTTAAGCAATCAAATTGTTGTTGGTTGTTACTGAGTAACACAAGATGCATGATTGTTGTAACATCTTAAGTCCCATGCTCTCCTTTAGATTCTACTAGTAATGGTTACATTATATAATTGTCTTTACGTACTGATAATTTAGTTACAAGTGTTGCATTCCCTGCCCACTTAAAGGTGCTAGGTTCCATGATTGTTGTGAATTTAGGCATGCCAATGCATATTAGAAACTATTATCTAATTCCAATTCCATCGGTTGGCAAGCTCCTACGGGTCCCTCATATAGGCATATGAGTTCTTTCatcccttttcttttctttgctgattGGACCTTCTGCTAACACCCACTTTGTTCTCTTGCTATATAAAGATCACTGTTGTACTTGTATCTAATTATTTTCCTATTGCAGCGAAAACACGAAGAATGTTTTAATTGCAACAGCACATATGCATTTCAAGTGTAGCAACTTTTTAGAGTACTCCTCGGGTCTACCTACTATTAGCTCACGAATATTATTATCCGGTCCAGCAGGTATCATTGTGCTATTTTCTGTTTGCTTAATGGTCTTTTTCTGGTGGTATGCGTCATATGATTACATTAAGTCCTATTTCACAGGTTCTGAGATCTATCAGGAGAACCTCATAAAGGCTTTAGCTAAACACTTCGGCACCAGATTGCTTATTGTTGATTCTCTCCTGTTACCTGGTGTAAGTATACAGACCCATCGGTGTTCAAAATTGGTCGGTGGCAAAATTTTAGTTATTAAATACTTGTTGTACATCATTATTTCAAGTTATCCTTGATTCCCTAGCGATCATTTAAGACAAGGGAGTTCACCCTGGAAGTAGGAACAATATGAAAaccgtatttatttatttttggtcatTCGATTGCAGGATACTTTGCCAGAGGACTCGAAATCAAGCAAAAAAGGGCCGCCTACGTTAGAAACATCAGGAGTTCTTAGAAGAGTTGTAAaatcatatgctttatatttaaaGAAACCAGCTTCACCTGCACTTGGATCTCACAATCTTGGGAAACAGGAGTCATCTAACATATTATCTGAGAATAACAAATTCAAAATAGGTATACTTTTTCTCCCTTCACTCAATTATGAATTATATCCAAGTGTATCTTTTCTATTACGAATACAGTATAGTTGTTCTTGAAGTTCGCTTCTTTCAGTTTCTTAGCTGCATGAATGTTTACGGAACTTGCAGGTGATAGAGTAAAGTATCTGGGTTTACCGGGATCTTGTTCgccctatcttccgtcaaggtaTATCTAATCTTTGCCTCTTACTCACCTATAATCCTCTATGAGATTACACTTAGTCAGTTAAAGCTGTTTATGCTCTAAGTGTTGCACTTGTGATCCAGCAGAATCTGAAGGCATAACTTTGGAAGTTTGTGATGTACAGGACTGTTATATTTGATcactgtattttattttattttggactgTTATGCCATAGCTTTCTGGTGCGGGCATTTGTTTCCGCCAAATATCATATTAATCACAAATTTTGATGCAATTAACATGTATTATTGACAGAGTATTATTCACGATTGTATAATTATACTGTGAACGAGTAACTGCATGTTTTTTTGATGTTCAATGTGAACCTCATATCAATATACTTAATCTCAGGGGGGCAGCTAATGGTTACCGAGGCAAAGTAATCATTCCTTATGCTCAAGAAAGTGGATCCTATAAAGTTGGCGTTAGGTTTGATAGAATAATTCAAGGAGGTAACGATCTTGCGGGACTTTGTGATGCTGACCATGGTTTCTATTGCTGCGGTAACTCCTTTGCCACCTCAcgcttttcttctcttttaaaaTAGATATCATGTCTCCTTCATTCTGTTTAAATGCTATTTTCTTTCTGAGCATCACTAATTATTGAGGGTAATCTATTCGATATGTGCAGCTAATTTACTTTGTTTGGACAATTCCAGAAGCGATGATCTTGACAAACTTGTCATTGATGAACTGTTTGAGGTGAATATATGTGTTAGCTGCATTGATTACTGGACTAGGGAAACTTTGGCAGGAAATTCTGTCTGTTTTGTTCTATAACTATTTCAATATCGTAGATTGTTTGTAGTGAAAGTAAAAGTGCTGGATTGATTCTGTTTCTCAAAGATATCGAGAAATCTTTGGGCGTCAATTCTGAGGCATATACAGTTTTGAAACACAAGCTCGAAAATCTGCCTGACAAGGTAATCGTGATTGGGTCCCATACCCAGATGAACAATACTGCGCAGAAGGTGAAAAATAACAACCA encodes:
- the LOC113350254 gene encoding uncharacterized protein LOC113350254 translates to MVETRSKSSSKRSFPSSNTSTSGDASPSLSKRPKMDEALEEASSPNKVDDSGSLPAVAKTLGSSQDDQEEVGANPLQESHTTQKCNTDVVDDDRDKVLPLSTEKTAPNKASSKLPWGRLISQYCQNPSLHIQESPFSVGQNRYCGLWLKDPCVDPVLCTLKRITNVEKKGSDTVLLEVLGVQGTVQVNGKIYRKDTSVVLQEGDELVFSSSGKHAYIFQQLATNNSGSQSVPAKGRNFGARSVDSGAATQQGLVLTWLSNLASPHLPSPPQSDADAQRGNGRPSSDSEVSGSLTPDFGDNCRIKKCSSSGDKRAGVSAGIGNISKSSHELKPDIRVLDRQSISAGMGKNLVRALGEQKNSTENKTVPSAALRQSLKDSLRQGILCSDDIEVSFDSFPYYLSENTKNVLIATAHMHFKCSNFLEYSSGLPTISSRILLSGPAGSEIYQENLIKALAKHFGTRLLIVDSLLLPGDTLPEDSKSSKKGPPTLETSGVLRRVVKSYALYLKKPASPALGSHNLGKQESSNILSENNKFKIGDRVKYLGLPGSCSPYLPSRGAANGYRGKVIIPYAQESGSYKVGVRFDRIIQGGNDLAGLCDADHGFYCCANLLCLDNSRSDDLDKLVIDELFEIVCSESKSAGLILFLKDIEKSLGVNSEAYTVLKHKLENLPDKVIVIGSHTQMNNTAQKSHSGSSMFSSKLGQTSLLDLAFPDNFGVGLNGRSKVITETAMQLTRLFSNKVTIQLPQDEDLLLDLKQQLDHDVETLTANSNIATIRSVLGRSGLECPDLEKICIKNITHTTESVKKIVGWTLTHSLMNNSKASASGDKFLVSTESINYGMSLLESTQNKSSSTKKSLKDVVTKNEFEKKLLADVIPPADTGISFDDIGALETVKGTLKELVMLPLQRPELFSKGQLTKPCKGILLFGPPGTGKTMLAKAVATEAGANFINISMSSIASKWFGEGEKYVKAAFSLASKIAPSVLFVDEVDSMLGRRENPGEHQAMRKMKNEFMLNWDGLRTKDKERVLVLAATNRPFDLDEAVIRRLPRRLMVNLPDSPNREKILKVILAKEEMAPDVNLKVVANMTDGYSGSDLKNLCVTAAYCPIREILEKEKEEKGSVLLENTSLPDIRPLNMADLKFAHDQVGASVSSESRNMNELLQWNDLYGEGGSRKKRSLSYFV